In one window of Bos taurus isolate L1 Dominette 01449 registration number 42190680 breed Hereford chromosome 15, ARS-UCD2.0, whole genome shotgun sequence DNA:
- the OR51A25 gene encoding olfactory receptor 51I2 gives MLPNSRTAIFPMFLSCLILLSRLKRSHLAGDLISKLRMFFSWSFANISFFQPHAFLMIGIPGLEAIHGWISILFSSMYTAALTGNCLILLALTRTPSLHQPMYYFLSMLALTDMGLTLATMPTTLAVLWFDHRLIGFDTCLVQMFFLHFFSVVESSVLLAMSFDRFVAISNPLRYASVLTNNVIIRIGLAIVARATVSLFPLPFLLKRLNFCPGKILLSHSFCFHADVMKRACADITVNIIYGLYVVLSTVGFDSLLIVLSYTLILHTVMSLASPRERIRALNTCVSHILAVLVFFIPVIGVSMIHRFGRHLPPIVHALVAYVYLVVPPVLNPIIYSVKSKPIREAMLRVLSEKRKG, from the coding sequence ATGTTACCTAATAGCAGAACTGCCATTTTCCCCATGTTTTTATCTTGTCTTATTCTTCTGTCCAGATTGAAAAGGTCCCATCTTGCTGGAGATCTCATCAGTAAACTAAGGATGTTCTTTTCCTGGTCctttgccaacatctccttcttCCAGCCACATGCTTTCCTGATGATTGGCATCCCAGGCCTGGAGGCCATTCATGGCTGGAtctccatcctcttctcctccatgTACACCGCGGCCCTCACAGGAAACTGCCTGATCCTCTTGGCTCTGACGAGGACTCCCAGCCTGCACCAGCCCATGTATTACTTCCTGTCCATGCTGGCCCTCACCGACATGGGCCTCACCTTGGCCACAATGCCCACCACGCTGGCTGTGCTCTGGTTTGACCATCGGCTCATTGGCTTTGACACCTGTCTGGTCCAGATGTTCTTCCTCCACTTCTTCTCCGTGGTGGAGTCCTCGGTGCTCCTGGCCATGTCATTTGACCGCTTTGTGGCCATCTCCAACCCCCTGCGCTATGCCTCTGTCCTCACAAACAATGTCATCATCAGGATTGGGCTGGCCATTGTGGCCCGAGCCACTGTGTCCCTCTTCCCATTGCCCTTCTTACTAAAGAGACTGAACTTTTGCCCTGGCAAGATCCTCCTGTCCCACTCATTCTGTTTCCATGCAGATGTCATGAAACGAGCCTGTGCTGACATTACTGTCAATATCATTTATGGGCTGTATGTGGTTCTGTCCACAGTGGGTTTTGACTCCTTGCTTATTGTGTTGTCCTATACCCTTATTCTTCATACAGTGATGAGTCTGGCCTCTCCCAGGGAGCGTATCCGGGCCCTCAACACTTGTGTTTCTCATATTTTAGCCGTTCTGGTTTTCTTCATCCCAGTCATAGGTGTGTCCATGATCCACCGTTTTGGGAGACACCTTCCCCCCATAGTACACGCCCTTGTTGCCTACGTGTACCTGGTGGTGCCCCCTGTGCTCAACCCCATCATCTACAGTGTCAAGTCCAAGCCCATCAGGGAGGCCATGCTCAGGGTGCTGAGCGAGAAGAGGAAAGGCTGA
- the OR51A57 gene encoding olfactory receptor family 51 subfamily A member 57: MIGVWSMSLCLPRLKKSQISGDLNCLPKMLASWSFANIFFFQPPAFLMIGIPGLETVHGWISILFSSMYTVALTGNCLILLAVRRTPSLHQPMYYFLSMLALTDMGLTLATMPTMLAVLWFDHRLIGFNACLIQLLFLHSLSMVESSVLLAMSFDRFVAISNPLRYASVLTNNVIIRIGLAIMAHATVSLFPGPFLLKRLNFCPGKILLSHSFCFHADVMKRACADITVNIIYGLYVVLSTVGFDSLLIVLSYTFIFHFHALEKEMQPTPVFLPGESQGQRRLEGCRL, from the coding sequence ATGATAGGTGTATGGTCAATGTCTTTGTGTCTGCCCAGATTGAAAAAGTCACAAATTTCTGGAGACCTCAACTGCCTTCCCAAGATGCTTGCTTCCTGGTCCTTTGCCAACATCTTCTTCTTCCAGCCACCTGCTTTCCTGATGATTGGCATCCCAGGCCTGGAGACCGTTCACGGCTGGATCtccatccttttctcctccatGTACACTGTGGCCCTCACTGGAAACTGCCTGATCCTCTTGGCTGTGAGGAGGACCCCCAGCCTGCACCAGCCCATGTACTACTTCCTGTCCATGCTGGCCCTCACCGACATGGGCCTCACCTTGGCCACAATGCCCACCATGCTGGCTGTGCTCTGGTTTGACCATCGGCTCATCGGCTTCAATGCCTGTCTGATCCAATTATTGTTTCTCCACTCCTTATCCATGGTAGAGTCCTCAGTGCTCCTGGCCATGTCGTTTGACCGCTTTGTGGCCATCTCCAACCCCCTGCGCTATGCCTCTGTTCTCACAAACAATGTCATCATCAGGATTGGGCTGGCCATTATGGCTCACGCCACTGTGTCCCTCTTCCCAGGGCCCTTCTTACTAAAGAGACTGAACTTTTGCCCTGGCAAGATCCTCCTGTCCCACTCATTCTGTTTCCATGCAGATGTCATGAAACGAGCCTGTGCTGACATTACTGTCAATATCATTTATGGGCTGTATGTGGTTCTGTCCACAGTGGGTTTTGACTCCTTGCTTATTGTGCTGTcctacactttcatttttcactttcatgcattggagaaggaaatgcagcccactccagtattcttgcctggagaatcccagggacagaggaggctagagggctgccgtctatag